CCCATGTCACCCGGCTTTTCTCCGCCAAGGCACGACGGCCAGACTCGTTTCACGGGGTCGCCGGACGTTGGCGTGATCGCGCCGTCCACACCGCGCCCCTTGGCCGTCATCGACCTCAACGTCACGCCTGGGTTCAGTAGTGGCGGCCGTTCGTCCATCGAGATGCTAAGAAAGCAAGCATGGGCACCATGCCGGCCCTCTGCGTCTTGTTTGACGGAATGCCAACACCAACGCCATCGGTCGACGACCCCTTCTACAACCAGTACATGAAGGACGTGATCTTCGAGGGTGGGCAGGGCCATGCCTACGACCCTGACGAGACCCAAAGTCAGGATGACCGCGCCCAGTTCGTCCCCGATGAAGAGGCCTGAACTAGGTCGTCCAATCGGCCATGACCGTTCTTTTTGGAGGCTGACATGGGTGCCGCCCGGCCGCTGGGCCCGGCcgctggctgtgttgccggcgAGGACAACTACTCATTTTGGAGGCTGGCTGTGTTGTCGGCCGCTGGCTTTGTTGCCAGCGTGATAAACTGGGGCCGATGGCCGGATGAACTAGAGCTTGGCATTTGAAACGTTGCTCTTTTTTAAAAATAGACGCGGACATGATGGGGCAAACGGATGCGGTCGTGCGCTGgacgcacggccaccgcatcccaggACACGCTCGGACACGATCCAATTGCTCTACCCAAACAGATAGAATCCGGACAAAACGGACGTCCATTTGGGATCGTGCGGTGGAGTTGGCCCAAGAAAGTTAAGCTACTGCTGCATTAAGGCAAGAACCATTGCCTGAACCTGGAAGAAAAGTTTTGAGTTGTGATGTGCTCCGAAGTTGTAGCTCCTATTGATATGATAAATGCTTGTAGCTGTGATGCATCATCAGTGGTGCTCTAATTGTGCACTAACCGACTGTTCAGGGACAAGAATGAATAGAATAACACAAAAAACACTTGCGGTGTTGTGCTGAGCAAATCAAAGTAACTAGAGACAACTTTGTGCCTCTGACTTCAGTTGGAATTGATAATGACCATCACAATAAGAGAATAATAGGCTCAGGCATCTTACTCGGATGAGATGAAGGTCGAAACACATAGATTGCTAAAGAGAACGCATAAAAACAGTTCAGAGAATGCAGGCAACGAAAGATCTTACTACACAGTAACATATTCCACACAATGTTCTTCCTCTCAGACATGGGAGGCAGCACACTCCAGCAACTCAACATAATCACACAGTTGACAATCTTTCTGCCCACTACACCATAATACATGATTATGGTAGCATTTATATGCACAAATCTACCAGTAGTTCATTCTACAAAGCAGAAGGAATGTATACATACGATCAACGAGAACAACAAGGCTGCTTGCTTTATCAGTAGAGCCATTGGACGGAAGGACCCGAACGAGTTTGCAAACACCTGCTCTTTAGATTGGTGGGATGTTTGAAAAAGAGAAGCCCTTGTATCCTTTGTATGCGTAGTAGGCAATTCTTGTGTAGTAGAATCCAGGGATGAACATTACAATGCCCAAAACCATGAAGAAGATTCCTGTTCCAATAAAATAGTTGCAGATGTTTGAATAAGGGGAAAAATTCCAGCGGCAATTATAGACAAAGTTTATTCAAGCAGATATCTTCATGAGTGCTACTGAAACATCCATATTGCATCAATACTTAGAATGAGAGTCAAAGTGCAAGCAAACTTTCCAAGCTTTTGCTTTGCAAATCAAAACATCTTATTTTTCAGTTTCACATGTACAACTGACATCCTACCATAAAGCCACACCATGATCACATATATTAGAGATGAGAGGGATATTGGGATTGTTTTTTAATAACCTAACTATAATCTACACTACACTTCGTAGTGGTGATGAGATGCTCTTAGTACCCAATCTCCGTAGTTCTCACTGCTGGGTTTCCTGGAGCACTTCACTATGAACATTGTGCGGTTCGAACACAAGCACCCCTAATTTGAGCCCAAAGTATCAGAAACCTCACAAATCGCAAGCATCTCACGCACACCTAAAATTTCCTAAGGCCTTACAAATGCCTATATATTTCTCAGCAAACACCCGGTCATACTCATATATACCATTAAAATAAGTCACCTATCCAGCTCCCAAACAACAGCTACGGAGtaaatactactccctctgtactGAAATACATGTCGACTATGTCTCAGCCAAATAAACCTCAATCAATTCCTCTCTCACAAGTCACAACCTTAGAAATACTACTTCTAGCCATGAATTACCAGTAAGTAGCTCTTAAGATACTCATACAGCAGTAGTTAGAAAATTGCAGCAACTTCAGGGTCCTAGAGGCAGTACCAATTCTTCTTATAGGCATATAGGGCAAGAAGAAAATGGAGGCGGAGAGGGGCGAAAGGAGATTCGATCTCACCGTGCGCGGTGTCACCGCCGACTTGGTTGGCGGCCATGAAGAGGCCGGCGACGACGCCGAGGGCCCCGAAGGCGAGGAGGGCGGCGGCGAAGGCGATCTCCTTGACGGGGGCGCCGCGCGGGCCCCCTACGGCCCCGCCGACGAGGTCGTCCTCGTCGGTGATGGAGAAGGCGTGGTCCACGTAGGCCATGCCGGGCCGGGATTAGCTAGGGTTTCTCGAGGTGGATTCGCGTGCGGATCGTCGTCGCAGGTTGGTGGTGGTCTGGTTGGGGGGCGGAAGATGCAGCGCAGGGGGGAGAAGAGAGATCGGCTTGGTGCGTCGCTTGCCGAATCAGATTTGGATCGGATTGGACGGCAGCGCCGGGTCAACCCGTTGTAGTATACGACGCGACGGCGATGGGCTACAGTTCCGAGGCGCGTCTTTTGGAACCGGGCCTGGCGAAGCCCTCATGGTCCGGCccatgtgcggggcatgaagcccctttgttttttgttttttcgtGAATGCAAAAAATGTTTTAATGATTTGAAAAATGCTTGGGAAATGATAAATCCTCACagattcaaaaaatattcattaTTTTTCTAAAAATGTTCACAATCATGTAAAAATCATACATTTTCAAAAAGTGTTCATGAATCTCTAGAAATGTTAAAacattcaaaaaatgtttgagAATTTCAATAATTGTTCCCAAATTCAAAAATGTCCGCAtattaaaaaaatcatgaacacAAAAAATGTACGTCAAAAACATAAAAAGCGCAGGAATTCCAAAAGTTGTTCccaaatttcaaaaaatattcgcCGGTTCAAAAATGTGTTCACGAGTACAAAACAATgtatgcaatttcaaaaaaagttcatgaattcgAAAATGTTCAGGatttataaaaatgttcaaaaatttgtgaaaaatgttcacaaattttaaaaatatgcatgatttcaaaaaatgtacatgaatttcaaaaaaatttcacTCGTTTGAAATATGTTCGCAAATTGAAAAACAAAAAGGTATAGCAAAAAATAAATTAAAAGGCAAAAAGAAGAAatgaagaaagaaaaaagaaaaacaagggaaaagaaaaagaaaaaagaaattaAAAACGAAAGGAAAAGAAAAACCTATTCAGGGAAGTTTCACCTTCCCAAAACAAGTGGAAATGAAATTGGAAAATGGGCCGACCCATACAAAAAATAGCGTGTGAGGTGGTACGCATTTCCGCGCTTCCTGGCGACCTACGCGCGGAATAGGTAAACTTGTTTTGGAGCCCACTGTTTGCGATGTGAAGGTTTTTGGTAGGTAATTGCCTGTTGCGACATATGCGTAAATATATTCCAATAGGATAGGCTTTTTTGTGGGTCTCTCATTTATACATTTAATAGAACAATGCTCGTGCATTGCAACAGACTATAAATATTTTAGTACGCCAGCATGTGATTTAAAAACCTGCTCATATTAATGTGATTGTATAAATAAATGTTTATCAAATCGTGTCTGTGATTGTgtaaataaatgtatatcaaatCTTGTTCGCGATTGTGTAAATAAACGTTTGCAAgtaaactaaaataaaattggtgTAGATGGTAAGTAAATTAAGGTGGTTGATTAGCGTACGGGGAAGGTGCGAAAAAGGGTGTGGTGGAACTAAAAACCTGGTTGAACGAAAAATCCCCCGATGAAGAAACGTGGTAGGAGGGAGATCCGGTTGACAAAGTGTTCTGGTAGCAGGGAAAGAAACGTACTCTTTTTAAGTAGTAGAGATAACACTACATTTTAGTGTCTTTTCCTACAAAACACCTTGATTTACCTGACATTTTATTGGTATTGTAACGGCACAGAAAAAATGACTTCAATTGTTGACTAAATTAACACTTGGGATAATTGAGGCATTTTAAAAAAATACAATAATATAGTCATGATTCTTTTTGGCACGATTGGGAAGTGCAATACTCGCATGTCGGACGAAGGAAGGAGTaaatttgggggggggggggctacgAACAATGCACCTAGGGATGGTCAGACGAAGGAAGGAGTAAAATTAAACATGATTCTTTTTAAGCATGAGAGTATGATCTCTCAATCTCTAATGTAGGCTCAAGTTCTACAAACAAAACTAGGATTAATTGATTtagggaaaagggggaaaagcAACGAGAAACATTAGTCGGCTGGAACGGAAAAATTTAAGCCACCCAAGTGTCAGATCTATTTTAAGTTCCAAATTTGGGCCTTTTGACCATCCCCACATAAAAGTTTGCATGCATTTTTTCTCACACATAACATG
This genomic interval from Triticum urartu cultivar G1812 unplaced genomic scaffold, Tu2.1 TuUngrouped_contig_4992, whole genome shotgun sequence contains the following:
- the LOC125528611 gene encoding transmembrane protein 230-like → MAYVDHAFSITDEDDLVGGAVGGPRGAPVKEIAFAAALLAFGALGVVAGLFMAANQVGGDTAHGIFFMVLGIVMFIPGFYYTRIAYYAYKGYKGFSFSNIPPI